The following proteins are co-located in the Sphingobacteriia bacterium genome:
- the acnA gene encoding aconitate hydratase AcnA, translating into MNKEQFIDSFDVKGKTYYYYNLNKIAEVYKIDLNKLPFSMKVLLENLARNFDGINVTEKDFISIKDWVDNPKSDREISFMPARVLMQDFTGVPAVVDLAAMRDAVKALGGDPNKINPLAPVDLVIDHSVQVDIYGTKDAFEKNVELEMERNIERYEFLKWGQEAFSNFKVVPPGTGICHQVNLEYLARVVWTKEENGKTIAYPDTLFGTDSHTTMVNGLAVLGWGVGGIEAEAAMLGQPQSMVLPEVIGFNLSGSLKEGTTATDLVLTVTQMLRQKGVVNKFVEFYGEGLQNLSLADRATIANMAPEYGATCGFFPIDNETLKYLHLSGRSEENIQLVEAYAKKQTMWNEGKKDLKFTDILNLDLSQVEPSLAGPKRPQDRVSLSTAKDSILKVLPELSKAGNTSLSKDYEVKGQNFKLANTDVVIAAITSCTNTSNPSVMIAAGIVAKKARALGIVSKPWVKTSLAPGSKVVSEYLDKSGLTQDLESIGFNLVGYGCTTCIGNSGPLKKEIEEAISANDVVVASVLSGNRNFEGRVHPLVKANYLASPPLVVAYALAGTMNIDLSKDIIATTSDGKPVYLKDIWPTNKEIADVVNSVITPEMFKAKYNDVFSGDKYWKEIKIAKGLNYAWNDKSTYIQNPPYFVGMSKNTNIIGDIKGARLLALLADSITTDHISPAGNISKAGPAAKYLSDQGVEQKDFNSYGARRGNHEVMMRGTFANIRIKNEMLPGVEGGLTKYIPTRDTMSIYDAAMLYKNDKTPLVIFAGKEYGTGSSRDWAAKGTLLLGVKAVVAESFERIHRSNLVGMGVLPLVFKDGENRKTLNLTGNEQIDILGLSGEIKPKMELKLIITREDGSKHETSLICRIDTKVEVEYFKNGGILPYMIRNMI; encoded by the coding sequence ATGAATAAAGAACAATTTATTGATAGTTTTGATGTAAAGGGAAAAACTTATTACTATTATAATTTAAATAAAATTGCTGAAGTTTATAAAATTGATCTTAATAAACTTCCTTTCTCAATGAAGGTGTTACTTGAAAATCTTGCACGTAATTTTGATGGAATCAATGTTACTGAAAAAGATTTTATATCGATTAAAGATTGGGTTGATAATCCGAAATCAGATCGTGAAATTTCTTTTATGCCTGCAAGAGTATTGATGCAAGATTTTACTGGCGTTCCTGCAGTAGTTGATTTAGCAGCGATGAGAGATGCTGTAAAAGCATTAGGTGGTGATCCAAATAAAATCAACCCTCTTGCACCTGTTGATCTTGTAATTGATCACTCTGTACAAGTAGATATTTATGGAACAAAAGATGCGTTTGAAAAAAACGTTGAACTAGAAATGGAAAGAAACATTGAAAGATATGAGTTCTTAAAGTGGGGACAAGAAGCATTTTCAAACTTCAAAGTAGTACCGCCTGGAACAGGTATTTGTCACCAAGTAAACTTAGAATATTTAGCGCGTGTTGTTTGGACAAAAGAAGAAAATGGTAAAACTATAGCATATCCTGATACATTATTTGGAACTGATAGCCATACAACAATGGTTAATGGTTTAGCCGTACTTGGTTGGGGTGTAGGTGGTATTGAAGCGGAAGCAGCAATGCTTGGTCAGCCTCAGTCAATGGTATTACCAGAAGTTATTGGATTCAACCTTTCTGGTTCACTTAAAGAAGGGACAACTGCAACAGATTTAGTACTTACAGTAACTCAAATGTTACGTCAAAAAGGTGTAGTAAATAAATTTGTAGAATTCTATGGTGAAGGCTTACAAAATTTATCACTTGCAGATAGAGCAACGATCGCTAACATGGCTCCTGAATATGGCGCCACTTGCGGCTTTTTCCCAATTGATAATGAAACACTAAAATACTTACATCTTTCTGGTAGAAGCGAAGAAAATATTCAATTAGTTGAAGCTTATGCTAAAAAGCAAACAATGTGGAATGAAGGTAAAAAAGACTTGAAATTCACAGATATTTTAAACTTAGATTTATCTCAAGTTGAACCAAGTCTTGCAGGACCTAAAAGACCTCAAGATCGTGTTTCATTAAGTACCGCTAAAGATTCTATATTAAAAGTTTTACCTGAACTTTCTAAAGCTGGTAACACTTCATTATCTAAAGATTATGAAGTTAAAGGACAAAATTTTAAACTTGCAAATACCGATGTAGTTATTGCAGCTATTACAAGTTGTACTAACACTTCAAATCCAAGTGTAATGATAGCAGCAGGAATTGTTGCTAAAAAAGCTAGAGCTTTGGGTATAGTTTCTAAACCTTGGGTAAAAACTTCATTAGCTCCTGGTTCAAAAGTTGTAAGTGAATATTTAGATAAAAGTGGTTTAACTCAAGATTTAGAATCTATTGGTTTTAACTTGGTTGGTTATGGTTGTACTACATGTATTGGTAACTCAGGCCCATTAAAGAAAGAAATTGAAGAAGCAATTTCAGCTAATGATGTTGTAGTTGCATCTGTATTATCAGGAAACCGTAACTTTGAAGGAAGAGTGCATCCGTTAGTTAAAGCAAACTATCTTGCGTCCCCTCCTCTTGTGGTTGCTTATGCTCTTGCAGGTACAATGAATATTGATTTATCAAAAGATATTATTGCAACAACGAGTGATGGTAAGCCAGTTTATTTAAAAGATATTTGGCCTACTAATAAGGAAATTGCAGATGTAGTAAATTCAGTAATTACACCCGAAATGTTTAAAGCAAAATACAATGATGTGTTTAGTGGTGATAAATATTGGAAAGAAATTAAAATTGCAAAAGGACTTAATTACGCTTGGAATGATAAAAGTACTTATATTCAAAATCCACCATATTTTGTTGGTATGAGTAAAAATACTAATATTATTGGCGATATTAAAGGGGCAAGATTACTTGCATTACTTGCAGATAGTATTACAACCGATCATATTTCACCTGCAGGAAATATTTCAAAAGCTGGCCCTGCGGCAAAATATTTAAGTGACCAAGGTGTTGAGCAAAAAGACTTTAACTCATATGGCGCTCGTCGTGGGAATCATGAAGTTATGATGCGTGGAACTTTTGCGAATATTCGTATTAAAAACGAAATGCTTCCAGGTGTTGAAGGTGGACTTACAAAATATATTCCTACTCGTGACACTATGAGCATTTATGATGCAGCAATGCTTTATAAAAATGATAAAACACCTCTCGTTATTTTTGCTGGTAAAGAATATGGCACAGGTTCTTCACGTGACTGGGCTGCTAAAGGAACATTATTGTTAGGTGTAAAGGCAGTAGTTGCAGAAAGCTTTGAAAGAATTCACCGTTCAAATTTAGTTGGTATGGGTGTATTACCACTTGTATTTAAAGACGGCGAAAATAGAAAAACTCTTAACTTAACTGGTAATGAGCAAATTGATATTTTAGGCCTTTCAGGTGAAATTAAACCTAAAATGGAACTTAAACTTATCATTACTCGTGAAGATGGTTCTAAACATGAAACTTCATTGATTTGTAGAATTGATACAAAAGTTGAAGTTGAATATTTTAAAAACGGTGGAATATTACCTTACATGATAAGGAATATGATATAA
- a CDS encoding patatin-like phospholipase family protein, whose product MFSHLKHITLYLLIVLLNPIILLKNVKADNFSTVTRQGSIPNKRIKILSIDGGGIRGLIPAMVLKDLEGRLKSNKKLVDCFDIMAGASTGGLIILLLNTPDSNGKPKYNIDDVLSLYKNLGQDVFEKSLWQNAKSFFGWVDAKYSEKSFESLLEKYFADTELKNTITNVILPAYEIEKDMTFFFKTSRAKNDPERNYKLKDLARAITAAPTYFRPAVVQEMTGKNTYTFIDGGVAVNNPTLSATVHAVELHGYDNDFLIISLGTGTNIGSSSKKIERRDVENAGLLGWAKKIIPLMMYSENEVTDYQMRYVFDNHHPHNDYFRMQIILDPKNSEMDDTSPDNIAVLEQKAKELIKKNDENLNLIAEALCE is encoded by the coding sequence ATGTTTTCGCACCTTAAACACATAACATTATACTTATTAATAGTATTATTGAACCCAATAATACTATTAAAAAATGTAAAAGCAGATAATTTTTCTACCGTTACTAGACAAGGTTCTATACCCAATAAACGTATTAAAATTCTTTCTATAGATGGTGGAGGTATAAGGGGTTTAATTCCAGCAATGGTGTTAAAAGATCTAGAAGGCCGCCTTAAAAGTAATAAAAAGTTAGTTGATTGTTTTGATATAATGGCGGGAGCCTCAACAGGAGGATTAATTATATTATTACTTAATACACCTGACTCAAATGGAAAACCTAAATATAATATTGATGATGTTCTTTCATTATATAAAAACTTAGGTCAGGATGTGTTTGAGAAATCTTTATGGCAAAATGCAAAATCATTTTTTGGTTGGGTAGATGCTAAATATTCAGAAAAATCCTTTGAAAGTTTATTAGAAAAATATTTTGCGGATACTGAACTAAAAAATACTATAACTAATGTTATCTTGCCTGCGTATGAAATTGAAAAAGATATGACATTCTTTTTTAAAACTTCCCGAGCTAAAAATGATCCAGAAAGAAATTATAAACTTAAAGATTTAGCGAGAGCTATAACTGCCGCTCCTACATATTTTAGGCCAGCTGTTGTTCAAGAAATGACCGGTAAAAATACTTACACTTTTATTGATGGAGGTGTAGCAGTAAATAATCCAACGCTCTCTGCTACTGTTCATGCTGTAGAACTACATGGTTATGATAATGATTTTCTTATTATTTCACTTGGAACTGGTACTAATATAGGTTCAAGCAGTAAAAAAATTGAGCGTAGAGATGTAGAAAACGCAGGGCTACTTGGCTGGGCAAAAAAAATAATTCCACTTATGATGTATTCTGAAAATGAAGTTACAGATTACCAAATGAGATATGTATTTGATAATCATCACCCCCATAATGACTATTTTCGTATGCAAATAATTTTGGATCCAAAAAATAGTGAGATGGACGATACATCGCCTGATAATATCGCTGTTCTTGAACAAAAAGCTAAAGAACTAATTAAGAAAAATGATGAGAATTTAAATTTAATCGCAGAAGCTTTATGTGAATAA